The genomic region GGCTCGGAGCGGCGGGCGCACCGCGTGGATCCGGTCGGACCGCCGCTGTACCGCGCCGCCGGCGTGGGACGTCGCGGGATGCTGCGACCCGTCGACCTCGAGCTGCACCCGGGCGAGGTGGTCGGCATCGCCGGGCTCCGCGGATCCGGCCGCACCGAGCTCGCGCGCCTGCTCGCGGGCGCCGACCGGGCCGACGGCGGCGTGGTGACGCTCGGCGGGCGCGACGTGGTGATCGACCGGCCGGCCGACGCGCTGCGGAACCGCGTCGCGCTCTCCGCGGAGGACCGCGGCGCCGAGGGCCTCATCGGCGAGCTGAGCGTGCGGGAGAACATCGTGCTCACCCTGCAGGCGCTGCGCGGCTGGGCGCATCCGCTCTCGAAGGCCGAGCGCCAGGACCTCGTCGAGCGGCACATCGAGCACTTCGGCATCACGCCGGCGGATCCCGCGACGCCCGCCGGCGAGCTCTCCGGCGGCAACCAGCAGAAGGTGCTGCTCGCGCGCTGGCTGGCGATCCGGCCGCGCGTGCTGATCCTCGACGAGCCGACCCGCGGCGTCGACATCCGCGCGAAGGTCGACATCCAGGCGCACATCGCGCAGCTCGCGCTCGAAGGCGTGGCCGTGGTGTTCATCTCCAGCGCGTTCGACGAGCTCGTGCGCGTGAGCGACCGGATCGTCGTGCTCAAGGACCGGGAGAAGATCGGCGAGCTGGCCAACGGGCCGGGCGTGACGGTCGACACGCTCGTCGAGCTGATCGCGGCGCCCGCCGAGGAGGACGACGAGGGGGACTTCCCGCTGCCGGAGCTGCCGGAGCTACTGGACCTGCCGGAGCCGCCCCGGCGCTGAGGCGCGATCGCAACTCCTGCACCCTTGTGCCGCCGGAACTGTTACCGGTAACATCCCGAGCACGCGGCAGCACCCCGCGAACCGCGACGTCCGGTCCCCGAGGACCGGAACGGGACGCCGACGTCCCGCCATCTCAAGGAGGAGATACATGTCCACGAAGAGGCGCATCGCCACCATCGCCGCAGCCGGGGCCATCGCCCTCGGCCTCGCGGCCTGCAGCAGCAACTCCGGCACCGGATCCACGGCGGGCGGCGCCGCGGACAGCGGCGGCGAGACGGCCACCGTCGGCTTCGTCGCGGTCGGCCCCGAGGGCGCCTGGCGCCAGGCCAACGAGAAGGACATCCAGGACACCTTCACGAAGGAGGCCGGGTTCGACCTCAAGTACGCGCCCGCCACCAACAACGACCAGAAGTCGCAGATCGACGCGTTCACGTCGTTCGTCGACGAGGGCGTCGACGTGATCCTGCTCTCGGCCACCGAGGGATCCGGCTGGGAGGACTCGCTCGAGCGCGCCAAGGAGGCCGAGATCCCCGTGGTCCTCATCGACCGCGGCATCGAGCCGGACGACGACTCGCTCTACGCGACCCGCATCGCGCCCGACAACATCGCCGTCAGCTCGTCGGTCGCCGACTGGGCGAAGACCGCGCTGCCCGAGGGCGGCAAGTACTTCACCCTCGAGGGCCCGGCCGGCGTCTCGGTCGTCAACGAGCGCAACGAGGGCTGGGACGAGGTCATCGGCGCCGAGGGCTCCTTCACGAAGGTCGGCGCGCAGACCGCCAACTGGTCCACCGAGGAGGCGAAGAGCGTCTTCGAGACCGTGCTCAAGTCGAACGCGAACGACGTGCAGATGGTCTTCGCGCAGAACGACGAGATGGGCCTCGGCGCCGTCCAGGCCGTCGAGGAGGCGGGCCTCCCGCCCGGCGAGGACGTGAAGATCGCGACCATCGACGGCACGAAGAACGCGCTGCAGGCGCTGGCCGACGGGAAGCTCAGCTTCGTCGCCGAGTACAACCCGCTGTTCGGCGGCACCGCGCTCGAGGCCGTGCAGGCGCTGCTCGACGGCGAGAGCGTCGAGTCGTCGATCGTCGTCCCGTCCGACGTGTTCGACTCGCCCGAGAAGGCCGCCACCGCGCTGCCCGACCGGAAGTTCTGACCCGCCCGCACGGACACCCGCGGCGGGGCGGACCATCCGCCCCGCCGCCCACCCGCCCGGCGACGACGCCGGCGGAGGAACGGAGCACGCGCCATGCAGGCACCCAGCCCGATCGTCGAAATGCAGGGCATCACCATCTCCTTCCCCGGCGTCAAGGCGCTCGACGGGGTGAGCTTGAGGCTCTTCCCGGGCGAGGTCCACACGCTCATGGGCGAGAACGGCGCCGGGAAGTCGACGCTCATCAAGGCGCTCACGGGCGTGTACGGGATCGACTCCGGCCGCGTGGTCGTCGCCGGCACCGAGCGCCGCCTCTCCGGCACCGCCGACGCGCAGTCCGCCGGGATCTCCACGGTCTACCAGGAGGTCAACCTCTGCGGGAACCTCACCATCGGCGAGAACGTCATGCTCGGCCACGAGCGGCGCGGCCGGTTCGGCATCGACTGGAAGGGCACGCACGCCGCCGCCTCCGAGGTGCTGGCGCGCGTGGGGCTCGGGCACCTGGATCCGCGCACCCCGCTCTCCTCGCTCAGCCTCGCGCTGCAGCAGCTCGTCGCCATCAGCCGCGCGACCGTCGTCGACGCCCGCGTGCTGATCCTCGACGAGCCGACCTCCAGCCTCGACGCCGACGAGGTCGAGGGCCTCTTCCGCGTGATGCGCCGCCTCCGCGACGAGGGCGTCGCCATCCTCTTCGTCTCCCACTTCCTCGACCAGGTCTTCGCGATCAGCGACCGCCTCACGGTGCTCCGCAACGGGAGGCTCGTGGGCGAGCACCTCACGCGCGACATCGACCGGGCCGGGCTCATCGCCCTGATGATCGGCAAGGACCTGCAGGCCCTCCGCTCCCTCGACCGCGAGCGCGCCTCGCGGCAGGTGGCCGACGGCGAGCCCGTGTACCGGGCCACCGGGATCGGCCGGAAGGGCTCGCTCGACGCGACCGACGTGGAGCTCCGCCGCGGCGAGGTCGTGGGCCTCGCCGGGCTGCTGGGATCCGGCCGCACCGAGCTCGCGCGCCTCCTCTACGGCGTCGACCGGCCCGACACCGGATCCGTGACCATGGACGGCCGGACCGTCGCGATCTCCTCCCCCGCGAAGGCGCTGAGGCACCGCATCGCGTTCTCGAGCGAGAACCGCCGCGACGAGGGGATCATCCGCGACCTCAGCGTGCGGGAGAACCTCGTGCTCGCCGTGCAGGCGAAGCGCGGTTGGGCACGTCCCCTGGCGCGCAAGGAGAAGGACCGCATCGTCGCGAAGTACCTCACCGAGCTCAACGTGCGGCCCGCGGATCCCGACCGGCCCATCCGCAACCTGTCCGGCGGCAACCAGCAGAAGGTGCTGCTCGGCAGGTGGCTCGCGACCGAGCCGGAGCTGCTGATCCTCGACGAGCCGACCCGCGGGATCGACGTGGGCGCGAAGGCGGAGATCCAAGAGCAGGTCGCGGCCCTCGCCGACACGGGCGTCGCCGTCGTCTTCATCTCCTCGGAGCTCGAGGAGGTGGTGCGGCTCAGCGACCGGATCGTCGTGCTCAAGGACCACCGCAAGATCGCCGAGCTGGAGGCGGGACCCGACGTGACGGCCCAGTCCATCGTCGCCGCCATCGCGGAGGAGGGTGTCTCCGACATCGCGCTCGAGACTGTGCCCGACACCGCCCACCCCACCGCGCCCGAGGAGGCCGCACGATGAGCGACACCACCCCCGCGAAGCGGAGCGCGCGCCCGCTCGGCGACGTGCTGCACCGGCCCTGGTTCTGGGGCACGGTCGCGATCGTGCTGCTGCTGGCGATCAACGTGGCGAAGGACCCCGGCTACCTCGCGCTGTCGGTGAACCCGGACACGGGGAACCTGGTGGGCAACCTCGTCGACATCCTCCGGGCCGCCGCGCCCGTGCTCATGATCGCGGTCGGCATGTGCCTCGTGGTCGCCACGGGCGGCATCGACCTCAGCGTCGGCTCGATCATGGTGGTCGCCGGCGCCGTCTCCATGGAGTTCCTCAAGGCCGCCGGATCCGACTCGCTCGGCGTCGCGCTCGGCGCGATGGGCCTCGCGCTCCTCATCGCCGGGATCCTCGGCGCGGTCAACGGCATGCTCGTCTCGGTCGTGGGGCTGCAGCCGTTCATCAGCACGCTCGTGATCATGCTCGCCGGCCGCGGCCTCGCGAAGGTCATCACGGCGGGCCAGAACACGGCCGCCGCCAACGAGCCGTTCCGCTGGGTCGCGAACGGCTACCTCGTGGGGCTGCCGGTGGTGTTCCTGCTGGCCGTGCTGATCACGATCGGCGTGGCCGTGCTCGTGCGGCGGAGCGCGCTCGGCCTCATGATCGAGGCGATCGGCATGGATCCCCAAGCCGCGCGCCTCGCGGGCCTCGACCGCCGCGCGCTCCTGTTCACCGCCTACATCGCGAGCGGCCTGCTCGCGGGCGTCGCGGGGATCTTCGCCACCGCCAGCGTCATGACGGTCGACGTCTCCCGCACCGGCTACCAGCTGGAGCTCGACGCGATCCTCGCGGTCGTGATCGGCGGCACCTCGCTCGCGGGCGGCAAGTTCCACCTGCTCGGGGCCGCCGTCGGCGCGCTCCTCATCGCGACCCTCGACAAGACCGTCGTGTTCCTCGGCATATCGTCGTCGGCCACGCCGGCGTTCAAGGCGATCGTGATCGTCGCGATCGTGCTCCTGCAGTCCCGGCGCGTCCGCGCGCTGTTCACCAGGCGCCGCCCGGCGGCGCCCACCCCCGTGCCGACCGAGAAGGAGGCCGTGCCCGCATGAGCGCCACGACGATCCAGCCGCCCCTGACCCCGACGCCCGCGCCGGGACCCGGCACCGCATCCCGGCCGCCGCGCCGCCGCCTGCGCCTCCGGCTCGACTCGCTGCCGACGGTCGCCGCCCTGGTGATCCTGCTGGCGATGCTGGCGTACGGCGAGATCGCGTACGGCCGCATCCTGCAGGCCGCGACGCTGTCGAACCTGCTCATCAACAACGCGCACGTCATCGTGCTGGCGGTGGGCCTCACCTTCGTGATCCTCACGGGCGGCATCGACCTGTCCGTCGGCGCGATCGTCGCCGCCAGCAGCGTCGCGGGCGTGCTGCTCGCGAACGCGGGCTGGGACCCCTGGGTGGTGATGGTGCTGATGATCCTCATCGGCACGGCATCCGGCGTCGTCTCGGGCGTGCTGATCCAGTTCTTCGACGTGCAGCCGTTCATCGCGACGCTCGCGATGATGTTCCTCGGCCGCGGCCTCGCCTCCATCCTCAGCACCGTGCCCGAGCGCCTCGACGACGCGTCGCCGCTGCGCTCGCTCGCCACGAACATGAAGGTGGTCGACGGCCCGAAGGTCAATGACGTCGTGACGACGCCGGGCGTGCTCATCGCGCTCGTGGTGGTGGCGGTCGCGTTCTTCGTGCTGCACCGCACGCGCCTCGGCCGCACCGTGTACGCGACCGGCGGATCCGAGCAGTCGGCCGCGCTCATGGGCCTGCCCGTTCGCCGCACCAAGCTCGCCGTCTACGTGATCAGCGGCACGCTCGCCGGCCTCGCCTCGGTGATCTACACGGCCCGGCTCGGCAGCGCGCAGAACATCACCGGCATCGGCTGGGAGCTCGACGCGATCGCCGCGACCGTGATCGGCGGCACCCTCCTCACGGGCGGCGTCGGCTTCGTGCTCGGCTCGGTCGTCGGCGCGCTCATGCTCGGCCTGATGAACGTGCTCATCACGCGCGACGGCGGCATCCCGCCCGAGGCGACCACGATCATCACGGGCGGGATCCTGCTGGTCTTCGTGCTGCTGCAGCGCGCGGTGATGGCGCGGCGGCGGCGGACATAGATCCCGTCGGAGGTGCGCGGGATCATGAGGGGACCGCGCCCGCCCGCCACGTCAGGATCCGCATGACCCACCCGCTCCCGCTGCACGTCACCGACGCCGACCTCGACGACCTGCGCGACCGGATCCGCCGCACCCGCTGGGCGCCGGAGTGGCCGGTCGAGCCGTGGGAGGCTGGCACCGACCAGGCGACACTGCGACGCCTCGCTGCTGTCTGGGCCGACGGGTTCGACTGGCGGGCGCGCGAGCGGGAGATCCGCGCGCTGCCGTGGGCGGTCGCCGACCTCGACGGCACGCCGATCTCCTACCTGCGCTTCGACGCCGAGCGCGCCGGCGGCCTGCCGATCGTCCTCACGAACGGCTGGCCGAGCTCCGCGCTCGAGATGGTGCCGCTCGCCGAGCGCCTGTCGCAGCCGTCCCGCTTCGGCGGCGACCCCGCCGACGCCGTCACCGTCATCGTGCCCGCGCTTCCCGGCTTCCCGCTCTCGCCGCAGCGGCCGCGCATCGACGAGCAGACCCACGAGCTCTGGCACCGGCTGATGACCGAGGAGCTGGGCTTCGCGCGGTACGCGGCGCACGGCGGCGACCTCGGCGCGGGGATCACGTCGCGGCTGGCGGAAGCGCACCCGGAGGCGGTGGCGGGGATCCACCTGATGGCGGTCGCCGCCCCGCGGGACCTCGACGAGGCGACGCTCACGGACGAGGAGCGCGTCCACGTGGACGAGGTGCGTGCGTGGGAGGCGACCGAGGGCGGCTACGAGCACCAGCAGCGGACGCGTCCGCTGACGCTCGCGCCCGCGCTGCAGGACTCGCCCGTCGGGCTGCTGTCGTGGATCCTCGAGAAGCACCGCGCGTGGAGCGACTGCGGCGGCGACGTGTCCCGCGTGTTCCGTGACGACCACCTGCTGACGCTGGCGTCGCTCTACTGGTTCACCGGATCCATCGGCACCTCGCTCCGCCCGTACTTCGCGTCCGGCTCCGGCCGCACCGCCCCGGTGGAGCGCGTGGAGGTGCCGACCGCGGTCGCCGTCTTCCCGCATGACCTGGTGCACCCGCCCCGGAGCTGGGCCGAGCGCACCTACGACGTCGTCCGATACACGACCATGCCGCGCGGCGGCCACTTCGCGCCGCACGAGGAGCCGGGGCTGCTGGCGGACGACATCACGGCGTTCCTACGGATGCTGCGGTAGCGACGGTCGTCAGCGGGCGGCGCTCTCCGCGTCCGGCACGCCGCCCGCCGGGATCGGCTCCATGTGCCCCAGCTCGATCACGTTCCCGTCGGGATCGCGGAGCTGGCGCTGGTACATGAACCCGAGGTCGACGGCCGGCCGGGGCTCGGATCCGCCGGCGTCGAGGCCCGCGGTCGCCCGCGCGTCCACGTCGGCGCGGCTGTCGAGCATGACCGCGGTGATCGCCGCGGCGCTCGACGACGGATCGCCCACCGGCACGTCGAGGAACGACTGGAAGAAGTCGCGCGTGAGGAGCATGAAGGCGCTGCGGTCGGCCTCGACCACGAGGCACGCGGCGTTCTCGTCGGTGAAGTCGGGGTTCACGGTGCAGCCGACGGCCTCGTAGAAGGCGATCGCGCGGGGCAGGTCGGTGACGGGCAGGTTGACGAAGATCATGGGCATGGGTCTCTCCTTCGAGACGCAGGGACCGCGGGCGATGCGGGTGCGCCCATGCTGACGACGCATGCCCATGCCCGTCAAGACGGACGGCCACCGGTCCCCCTGCGGGGATCCGGTGGCCGTCGTCGTGCGTGCGGCGGATCAGCGCTTCTTCAGCGCCCCCGTCGACCACAGCGCCACCGCGATGAGCACCGGCTGGAAGAACAGGCGGCCGAGGCGCTTGCCGTCGGTGTCGAGGCCGAAGCCGTCGCGCTTGTGCACGTACTGCGCGATGTTGCCCGGGAAGATCGCCGTGAAGAACGCGGCGGCCGCCCAGCCGGCGAGGCCGCGGCGCGAGCGCGCGAACAGCAGGGCCGAGCCGAGCGTGATCTCGACGATGCCGGATCCGACGACGGTCACGTCCTCGGGCACCGGCAGCGACTTCGGGACCTGCGCGCGGAACTCCTCGCGCGCGACCGTGAGGTGCGAGACCCCGGCGAACGCGAGGAACGATCCGAGCACGACGCGGGCGGCCGTGCGCGGGAAGGACGTGCGGGCGACGCCGGCCATCAGTCGTCCGAGACCGTGACGACGACCTCGATGTTGCCACGGGTCGCGTTCGAGTACGGGCAGACCTGGTGGGCCTGGTCGGCGAGCTCCTGGGCGAGGTCGTGCTCGACCCCGGGGATGACGACCTCGAGGTGCACGGCGAGCTGGTACCCGCCCTGGCCGTTGGATCCGATGCTCACGCGGCTGCCGACGCTCGAGTCGGCGATCTTCACCTTGCGCGCGCGGGCGACGCCCTGCAGCGCGGAGTGGAAGCACGCGGCGTAGCCGGCGGCGAAGAGCTGCTCGGGGTTCGCGCCCTCGCCGGATCCGCCCATGGCCTTGGGGATGGAGAGGTCGAGCGCGAGGTCGCTGTCGCTGACGGCCACGCGGCCGTCGCGGCCGGCTCCCGTGGCGAGGGCCTCCGCGGTGTAGAGGGCGTCCATGTCGGTTCCTTCCGTTCGTGGCCGCTCGTGGCGGCCGTGGGTGGGGATGGGTGGTGCGGATCAGGGGGTGCGGCTGCGCGCCGACGCCTCGGCCGGCCGCGTCGCGGGGTGCGCGAGCGCCTCGGCCGTGGCGTCCTGCACGCCCGCGGTCAGCAGGTGCAGGGTGGCGAGCAGCTGACGAGCGCGGTCGAGGTCGAGGCCCATGCCGCGGAAGATCGCCGCGGGCACGTGCGCGAGCTCGGCCCGGACAGTGCGGCCGCGCTCGGCGAGCGACACCGTGACCACGCGCTGGTCGGTGGAGACGCGGCGGCGGGTGATGAAGCCGGCCTCCTCCATCCGCGCGAGCAGCGGCGACAGCGTCCCCGAGTCGAGGTCGAGCTGCTGCCCGAGCTCGGTGACCGTGCGGTCGTCGCCCGACCACAGCAGCACCAGCACGAGGTACTGCGGGTAGGTGAGGCCCCACGGCGCGAGGAGCGCGCGGTACGCCTGGGTCGTGGATCGCGACGCCGTGTAGAGCGAGAAGCACACCAGCTCGTCGGCGATGCGCGCGGGCGGCGCGGTCTCGTCGGCGGGCGGGCAGCTCTCGGTTCCGGTCATGCTCCGACCTTGCCACGGAACAAGGTTGTGCGCAATCCATCTAGGGCGATGCCCAGCGGAAGAGCGCCGGCGCGTACCCTGGAGCGACATGATCACGAGACGAGAGGCCGCGCTGCGGCTGGGCATCCCGCTGGAGATGGCCACGCGCCACGGCATCCCGGGGCGCGTCCCGGAGTCCGAGATCGCCGCGATGGACCAGGATCCGCCCGGCTGGCTCGCGCAGTCCCGCGCGAACGCGACCGGCAAGCGCCCCGTCTGGGTGCAGCTCACGTGCGAGGTCTGCGGCTTCACCGAGGCCGTGCGCCCGAAGAAGTGGTGGCCGGAGTTCTCCTACCTCTCCTGCGAGCGGCACTCCCCCGACGAGCTGCCGGAGCCCGCGCTCGGCCTCGCCCGCCGCGAGGTCGACGGGATCGGCAGCCGATTCGTGGGCGTGGTGGACGAGCGGGCGTAGCGCTCTCCACGAGCGACCGGCCGGGTCACGCCGCGACGACCTCCGCGTGCATCCGCTCGTGCCCCGCCCCGCCCTCGCGCAGCGCCGGGCAGTGCTCCGGGGTCGGGTGCAGGCAGATGTCGATGACGCGGGTCAGCTCCTCGCGGGCGCGCTCGAGCTCGGCGATGGCGGCGGTGATCCGGTCGCGCTCGGAGCGGAGGAGCGCGAGCGACTCGGGCGCCGCGACGCCCGAGTCGACGCTCGGGAGCAGCTGGCGGATCGTGCGACTGGAGAGGCCCGCGGCGAACAGCTGCTGGATGAGCTGCACGCGCTCGACGGCGGTCTCCGGGTAGACGCGCTGGCCGCTCGTGGTGCGCTCGGCCGGCAGCAGGCCCTGCTCCTCGTAGTACCGGAGCGCCCGGGTGCTCACGCCCGCTCGCCCCGCCACGTCGCCGATCCGCAGCATGCCGCCCTCTTCCCTCGTGATCCGTCGGAGACGTCGATCTCGCGGGCGGACTTGCCCTTCACGTCGACGTCAACTCCTAGCGTAGGCCGCGCCGCACCCCGCGAACGGCGCGGGCGGCAGGAGGAATCACGCATGGACATCACCGATCAGGTCGCCCTCGTCACCGGCGCCAACCGCGGCATCGGCCGCACCTTCGTCGAGGAGCTCCTCGAGCGCGGCGCCCGCAAGGTCTACGCGACCGCGCGCCGGCCCGAGGCGATCGACATCCCCGGCGTCGAGGTGCTGCGCCTCGACCTCGCCGACGCCGCATCCGTGAGCGCCGCCGCCGAGGCCGCGCAGGACGTGACGCTCGTCGTCAACAACGCGGGCATCTCGACGGGCGCCGCGCTCATCACGGGCGACATGGCGGAGATCCGCCGCGAGATGGACACCCACTTCTACGGGACGCTCGGCGTGATCCGCGCCTTCGCGCCCGTGCTCGCGGCCAACGGCGGGGGCGCGATCGTCAACATCCTGTCGGCGCTGTCGTGGTTCTCGACCTCCGGCAACGGCGGCTACGCGGCGGCGAAGGCGGCCGAGTGGAACATGACCAACGCGGTGCGGCTGGAGCTCGCCGGGCAGGGCACGTTCGTGCAGGGCGTGCACCTCGGGGCGGCCGACACCGACATCATGGCCGGCTACGACGGCCCGATGATCGCCCCGCGCGACGTGGCCCGGGCGTCGCTCGACGGCGTGGCCGCGGGATCCGTCGAGGTCGTCGTCGACGGCTGGAGCCGCATGGTGAAGGACTCGCTGGCCGGCGACCCCGCCCCGTTCTACGAGAGGATGCGCGCGATCCTCGACTGACCGCCGCCGGGGATGGGCTGGCGGCCGATCGCCGGGGCAGGTCGGTCGCCGGGTCAGAGGGACTCGAGCACGTCGACCGCCTGCCGCACCCCGCCATCCCGCCGCATGAGCCCGCCCGCCTCGGCCGCCCGCTCGCGCCGGGACAGGGCGTCGCCCATCGCGGACACGAGGGCGTCGACCGACAGACGGCGCAGCGGGATCGGGGCGGCGGCCACCCCCTGCCGGTGCAGGTGAGCGGCCCAGAACGGCTGGTCGGCCATGAAGGGCACGACGACCGCGGGCACGCCCGCCCGGGCGACGGCGTGCGAGGTGCCGGCACCGCCGTGGTGCACGGCGAGCGCCGCGCCCGGCAGGATCCGGTCGAACGGCGCCGACCGCACCACCAGCACGTCGGGTCCGCGCGACTCCGCCGGCAGCGCGAGCCCGCCCCACCCGGTGAGGACCAGCACCCGCAGGCCGTGGGCGCGGGCGGCCGTGACGATCGCGCGCCCGCGGGCCGACGCGTCGCCCTTCGCCATGGAACCGAACGAGGCGACGACGTAGGGCCCGGCGCCGAGGAATCCGCCGACGACCGGGTCCAGGGATGCCGCCGACGCCTCCTCGTACCAGGCGCCCGTCTGGTGCACCCGCTCCGGCCAGTCGTCGGGACGCGACAGCAGCTGCGGGCTCACGGCCATGAGCGTCGCGCGCGACGGCGAACGGAAGTCCGGACGACGACGTCCCGGCAGCTCGGCCGCGGCGCGCGCGACGTCGCCGTCGAAGAGGCGCGCGATGGCGCGCGGCACCGCGTAGGTGGAGCGGTTGCGCGCACCGAGGTCGCGGGTGGCCGTGGGACCTCCGGCGGCGGGGAAGCGCGCGCTGGCGGTGGCCACCGGCGCGAACTCCACCACCACGCGCGGGACGCCGAGCGCGTCCGCCACCATCGGCGCGCTGAGGATCAGGGGGTGGTGGACCACCACGTCGGGCTCGAAGGCGACCGTCTCGCGGACCGCCG from Clavibacter michiganensis subsp. insidiosus harbors:
- a CDS encoding VOC family protein, which codes for MPMIFVNLPVTDLPRAIAFYEAVGCTVNPDFTDENAACLVVEADRSAFMLLTRDFFQSFLDVPVGDPSSSAAAITAVMLDSRADVDARATAGLDAGGSEPRPAVDLGFMYQRQLRDPDGNVIELGHMEPIPAGGVPDAESAAR
- a CDS encoding sugar ABC transporter ATP-binding protein; amino-acid sequence: MQAPSPIVEMQGITISFPGVKALDGVSLRLFPGEVHTLMGENGAGKSTLIKALTGVYGIDSGRVVVAGTERRLSGTADAQSAGISTVYQEVNLCGNLTIGENVMLGHERRGRFGIDWKGTHAAASEVLARVGLGHLDPRTPLSSLSLALQQLVAISRATVVDARVLILDEPTSSLDADEVEGLFRVMRRLRDEGVAILFVSHFLDQVFAISDRLTVLRNGRLVGEHLTRDIDRAGLIALMIGKDLQALRSLDRERASRQVADGEPVYRATGIGRKGSLDATDVELRRGEVVGLAGLLGSGRTELARLLYGVDRPDTGSVTMDGRTVAISSPAKALRHRIAFSSENRRDEGIIRDLSVRENLVLAVQAKRGWARPLARKEKDRIVAKYLTELNVRPADPDRPIRNLSGGNQQKVLLGRWLATEPELLILDEPTRGIDVGAKAEIQEQVAALADTGVAVVFISSELEEVVRLSDRIVVLKDHRKIAELEAGPDVTAQSIVAAIAEEGVSDIALETVPDTAHPTAPEEAAR
- a CDS encoding ABC transporter permease, giving the protein MSDTTPAKRSARPLGDVLHRPWFWGTVAIVLLLAINVAKDPGYLALSVNPDTGNLVGNLVDILRAAAPVLMIAVGMCLVVATGGIDLSVGSIMVVAGAVSMEFLKAAGSDSLGVALGAMGLALLIAGILGAVNGMLVSVVGLQPFISTLVIMLAGRGLAKVITAGQNTAAANEPFRWVANGYLVGLPVVFLLAVLITIGVAVLVRRSALGLMIEAIGMDPQAARLAGLDRRALLFTAYIASGLLAGVAGIFATASVMTVDVSRTGYQLELDAILAVVIGGTSLAGGKFHLLGAAVGALLIATLDKTVVFLGISSSATPAFKAIVIVAIVLLQSRRVRALFTRRRPAAPTPVPTEKEAVPA
- a CDS encoding sugar ABC transporter ATP-binding protein; protein product: MRGITVAFPNGVALDGVDLDLHPGEVHALLGENGAGKSTLIKALLGVHRIEAGEILVDGEPVRLGGPADARALGIQAAFQESHLVENLSVGENVMLGHEAHGRLGISWRATHARAAAMLAELGLADLDPRDRLADLSPASRQLVSIARAMVDRPRVLVLDEPTSSLDANDVARLFQVIRRLRDQGVAILFVSHFLEQVLALSDRMTVLRGGVKVSDHLPHEIDRAELIARMIGSDVAHLTRIGSERRAHRVDPVGPPLYRAAGVGRRGMLRPVDLELHPGEVVGIAGLRGSGRTELARLLAGADRADGGVVTLGGRDVVIDRPADALRNRVALSAEDRGAEGLIGELSVRENIVLTLQALRGWAHPLSKAERQDLVERHIEHFGITPADPATPAGELSGGNQQKVLLARWLAIRPRVLILDEPTRGVDIRAKVDIQAHIAQLALEGVAVVFISSAFDELVRVSDRIVVLKDREKIGELANGPGVTVDTLVELIAAPAEEDDEGDFPLPELPELLDLPEPPRR
- a CDS encoding SDR family oxidoreductase; amino-acid sequence: MDITDQVALVTGANRGIGRTFVEELLERGARKVYATARRPEAIDIPGVEVLRLDLADAASVSAAAEAAQDVTLVVNNAGISTGAALITGDMAEIRREMDTHFYGTLGVIRAFAPVLAANGGGAIVNILSALSWFSTSGNGGYAAAKAAEWNMTNAVRLELAGQGTFVQGVHLGAADTDIMAGYDGPMIAPRDVARASLDGVAAGSVEVVVDGWSRMVKDSLAGDPAPFYERMRAILD
- a CDS encoding MarR family winged helix-turn-helix transcriptional regulator, with protein sequence MTGTESCPPADETAPPARIADELVCFSLYTASRSTTQAYRALLAPWGLTYPQYLVLVLLWSGDDRTVTELGQQLDLDSGTLSPLLARMEEAGFITRRRVSTDQRVVTVSLAERGRTVRAELAHVPAAIFRGMGLDLDRARQLLATLHLLTAGVQDATAEALAHPATRPAEASARSRTP
- a CDS encoding MerR family transcriptional regulator, giving the protein MLRIGDVAGRAGVSTRALRYYEEQGLLPAERTTSGQRVYPETAVERVQLIQQLFAAGLSSRTIRQLLPSVDSGVAAPESLALLRSERDRITAAIAELERAREELTRVIDICLHPTPEHCPALREGGAGHERMHAEVVAA
- a CDS encoding ABC transporter permease, which encodes MSATTIQPPLTPTPAPGPGTASRPPRRRLRLRLDSLPTVAALVILLAMLAYGEIAYGRILQAATLSNLLINNAHVIVLAVGLTFVILTGGIDLSVGAIVAASSVAGVLLANAGWDPWVVMVLMILIGTASGVVSGVLIQFFDVQPFIATLAMMFLGRGLASILSTVPERLDDASPLRSLATNMKVVDGPKVNDVVTTPGVLIALVVVAVAFFVLHRTRLGRTVYATGGSEQSAALMGLPVRRTKLAVYVISGTLAGLASVIYTARLGSAQNITGIGWELDAIAATVIGGTLLTGGVGFVLGSVVGALMLGLMNVLITRDGGIPPEATTIITGGILLVFVLLQRAVMARRRRT
- a CDS encoding DoxX family protein, which codes for MAGVARTSFPRTAARVVLGSFLAFAGVSHLTVAREEFRAQVPKSLPVPEDVTVVGSGIVEITLGSALLFARSRRGLAGWAAAAFFTAIFPGNIAQYVHKRDGFGLDTDGKRLGRLFFQPVLIAVALWSTGALKKR
- a CDS encoding epoxide hydrolase family protein, whose translation is MTHPLPLHVTDADLDDLRDRIRRTRWAPEWPVEPWEAGTDQATLRRLAAVWADGFDWRAREREIRALPWAVADLDGTPISYLRFDAERAGGLPIVLTNGWPSSALEMVPLAERLSQPSRFGGDPADAVTVIVPALPGFPLSPQRPRIDEQTHELWHRLMTEELGFARYAAHGGDLGAGITSRLAEAHPEAVAGIHLMAVAAPRDLDEATLTDEERVHVDEVRAWEATEGGYEHQQRTRPLTLAPALQDSPVGLLSWILEKHRAWSDCGGDVSRVFRDDHLLTLASLYWFTGSIGTSLRPYFASGSGRTAPVERVEVPTAVAVFPHDLVHPPRSWAERTYDVVRYTTMPRGGHFAPHEEPGLLADDITAFLRMLR
- a CDS encoding ABC transporter substrate-binding protein yields the protein MSTKRRIATIAAAGAIALGLAACSSNSGTGSTAGGAADSGGETATVGFVAVGPEGAWRQANEKDIQDTFTKEAGFDLKYAPATNNDQKSQIDAFTSFVDEGVDVILLSATEGSGWEDSLERAKEAEIPVVLIDRGIEPDDDSLYATRIAPDNIAVSSSVADWAKTALPEGGKYFTLEGPAGVSVVNERNEGWDEVIGAEGSFTKVGAQTANWSTEEAKSVFETVLKSNANDVQMVFAQNDEMGLGAVQAVEEAGLPPGEDVKIATIDGTKNALQALADGKLSFVAEYNPLFGGTALEAVQALLDGESVESSIVVPSDVFDSPEKAATALPDRKF
- a CDS encoding organic hydroperoxide resistance protein, with product MDALYTAEALATGAGRDGRVAVSDSDLALDLSIPKAMGGSGEGANPEQLFAAGYAACFHSALQGVARARKVKIADSSVGSRVSIGSNGQGGYQLAVHLEVVIPGVEHDLAQELADQAHQVCPYSNATRGNIEVVVTVSDD